The genomic window GGCGGATCGATCCGTACCTGATCGATATCGTCGATCGTGAGCCGCGTCAACTCGACCGGCCGAAGCCCGACATCCCCGCAGAGCCGGATCACCAGCGCCTCCCGGTAGGTTTCGGCCGCGTCGAGCAGCGACTCGTACTCCCGCCGCCCGAGTACGTCCCCCACACTCCCCTCGAGACTCATCGATTCTGTTCGGCCATTCTGGCGGCGCGAACATAATTGTATCGCCACTGAACAACGTTTCTGGCAGATACTCGATTGCAGTGGGCAATAGCCGAGGAGAGTACGTTTCGCGATCGTCGGAACAGCGAAATCCTATCGGATCGATCCGTCGGGGTCGCCCTCCTCGCCGATCTCGGCCTGGATCTCGCCGACGATCTCCGGGTTTCGCAGGGCGCTGGTATCGCCGAGTTCCTCGCCGTTCGCGACGTCCTCGAGCAGGCGGCGCATGATCTTGCCCGAGCGGGTCTTGGGCAGTTCCGGGGTGAAGATCACCGCTTCGGGCCGAGCGATCGGGCCGATCGCGGACTCGATGTTGTCGCGGATCGCGCACCGGACCGCCGCGTCGGAGTCGTGACCGCTCTCGGTGCTCACGTACGCGTAGACCTCGGTGTCCCCGGTCGGACTCGAGCGACCGACGACGGCGGCCTCGGCGACGCCGTCGACATCGGCGATCGCGCTCTCGATCTCCATGGTGCCGAGCCGGTGGCCGGAGACGTTGATGACGTCGTCGACCCGCCCGAGGACGGTGATGTAGCCGTCCTCGTCGATCCGGGCCGTATCGCCGCTGAAGTAGCGCCACGCGTCCTCGTCGGGATCGGAGAACCGCCGCCAGTACTCCGTGACGAACCGCTCGTCGTTGTCGTACAGCGTGCGGGCCATCCCCGGCCACGGGCGGGCGATCGTGAGATAGCCCGTCTCGCCGGGGTCGACCTCGTCGCCGGCTTCGTCGACGATTCGGGCGTCGATTCCCGGCAGCGGCGGGCCGGCGGAGCCGGGCTTCATCTCGTCGAGTCCCGGTAGCGTCGAGATCGTGACCGCGCCGGTCTCGGTCTGCCACCACGTGTCGACGACCGGGCAGTCGCCGCCGCCGATGTGTTCGCGATACCAGTTCCACGGGCGCGGGCTGATCGGCTCGCCGACGGTGCCGAGCAGCCGCAGCGACGACAGGTCGTGGGCGTCAGGGTAGTCCGATCCCCACTTCATGAACGCGCGAATGGCCGTCGGCGCGGTGTAGAAGACATCGACGGCGTTCCGGTCGACGATCTCCCAGAGCCGATCGCGGTCGGGATAGTCCGGTGTTCCCTCGTACATCACCGTCGTCGTCCCCAGCGCGAGCGGGCCGTAGACGATGTAGGAGTGACCGGTGATCCAGCCGATGTCGGCCGCACACCAGTAGGTGTCCTCGGGTTTGACATCGAGGACGGCGTGGCTCGTCCACGCGACGTGGGCGAGATAGCCCCCCGTCGAGTGGACGACGCCCTTCGGCTCGCCAGTGGTCCCGGAGGTATACATCAGGAACAGCATGTCCTCGGCGTCGCGGGACACCGGCTCGACGGTCGCGCCGGCGAACTCGTCGCGGAGGTCGTGATAGTCCCACTCGTCGTCGCCGAGGACGTGGGGCAGGTCGTCGCCGAGCCGATCCACGACGACGGTTCGAACGTCCTGCTCGAGGCCGATGCGGGCGTTGTCGGCCTTGCTCTTCTGGTTGAAGGCGTCGCCCCGGCGGTAGTAGCCGTCGCAGGTGACCAGATACTCGCTGTCGGCCGCGTCCATCCGCGTCGCGAGCGCGTCCGCGGAAAGCCCGGCGAAGACCACGCTGTGGGGTGCGCCGATGCGGGCACACGCCAGCATGGCGATCGGCAACTCGGGGATCATCGGCAGGTAGATCGTCACCACGTCGTCTTCCTCGACGCCGAGGTCCCGTAACGCCGCCGCGAACTCGTTGACCTCGACGTAGAGGTCCCGATAGGTGTAGGTCCGGCGCTCGCCCTGCTTGCCCTCCCAGCGGATCGCGGCGTGGTTCTTGCGCCCCGACTCGAGGTGTCTGTCCAGACAGTTGTACGAGGCGTTGAGGCGTCCGTCCGCGAACCAGCGATAGAAAGGGGCGTCTGCCTCCTCGAGGACGGTGTCGTAGGCCTCGTCCCACGAGAGGAGGTCGGCCGCGCGGTTCCAACACTCCGGCCAGTTCGTCTCGAACGCCTCGTGGATCCCCGGATCGGAGACGTTCGCCTGCTCGACGAACGACTCGGGCGGGGTGTGGGTAGGTCCGATGGGTGCGGACGCGTCTCGGTCCCACCCGTTCCGATCGACCATATCTCGTCCGAACCGTGGATGGTCAGGGGAATAAACGTTCCTCCAAATCGCCAGCCGGTGGGCAGAGACGGACGGCGCTGCGCAATCGTTCGCGAGAATCCATCCCCCAACAGTGTGGTCGGTCCCGCTCGAGGTCGGCTACGGTTCGTCCGTCGTCGAGTCGATATCGACGATTTCCTCGGTACCGTCGGTATCGTGCCGGCGAACGACGTACACGTCGTAGCGCTGGTCGTTCGCGACCGGGCTCCCGACGCTCGACTGGGGCGCGATCACCGAGCCAGCGTTCTCCGAGCCGATGAAAACGACTGACGCCTCGATCTCGCCGGCGACGCGGCGGATCTCGCGGACGACGTTCGTCGTCGACGTCGCGGTCGGCTCGTCGGAGCTGACCCGCTCGACCCTGACTGTCGCTTCCGGCGCGACATCCGCGGCGCGCGTCTGCATCCCCGCCGCGATCGCCTCCGCGTCGAACGGCTCGCCCTGCGTGATCCAGCCCCGCTCTCGCGCGTAGTCGGCGTCGTCCGGAATCACCGTCAGGACGACGACCTCCTCGTCGAGCAGGTCGCCGAACGTCGACGCGCGCTCGAGCGCATGGGTCGCCAGTTCCGAGCCGTCGAAGGGAACGAGCAGTGACATACGACTACGTCACACGACAGCAGTGGTAAATGTTCTCCCTCTACTAACCGGGCACTCACATCTGATACCGCCGTCCTGCGGGGTTCGCGACCGATCCGAGCCCGTCGGATTCGCTACCCGACAACCAGTACCGGGCGGTCCGCGGTTCTGACGACCCTATCGACGGTGCTCCCGAGCAGCGCACCCTTGAACGACGAGCGGCCGCGGGAGCCGAGGACGACCGCACCCGCGTCCACCTCGGCCGCGTACTCGAGGATCTCCTCGTGGGGAACGCCGGACCGAACCACCGTCTCGACGGCCACGTCGCCCTCGGTCGCCGTCGTCTCGAGATCCGCGAGCCAGTCGTCCGCGCGCTCCTCGAGGTGTCGGCGGGCCTCCTCGGGGTCGACGATACCGCTGTCGTAATCGGTCCGCTCGTCGACGACGGCGATCCCGTACAGCGGCGCGTCGAACCGCTGGGCGAGCGCGACCGCGTGGTCGACCGCGGTGGCCGCGGCCTCACTGCCGTCGGTCGCGACCAGAACGGAGTCGTACATGGACGTCGATACGGCCCGCCTCGAGAAAGGCCTATGGCTCGTCGGCCGCCGTCCGGAGACGCTCTCGAAATCCGATCGTCTCTCTGATAGTTCAGAAGGATTGTAGTATCGGCCGGTGCTTCTCACGGCCACGATGCCACAGGAATTGGCCCCCCTTGCTCGAGCGCTGTCGATGCCCTATTACGACGACGCCCTCCCGGCGCACGATCGGTTCCACGCCACCCGCGTCCGAGACCTATCGATTCGGTTGGCAAACGACTGCGAAAGCGCCGTCGAGCGAGACGTCCTCGCTGCGGCGGCCTGGTTCCACGACATCGGTCGCCCGCTGGAGCGAACGGGCGAGATCGACGATCACGATGCGTGGGGCGCGGCCGAGGCCGCGGACCGCCTCGAGAGAGAAGGTGTCGCGGCGGACCGAATCGACGCCGTCACGCACTGTATCCGGGCGCACAGTATTCGGGCGAGTTCGCCGGAGCCGGAGACGCTGGAGGCGCGGCTGCTCTTCGACGCGGACAAGTTAGACGCCGCCGGCGCACGCGGGATCGTCCGACTGTCCTGTATCGTCGGCGAACGGTCGGGGAGACGGGGCGAACCGTACGCGGTAATCGACGACGCGTCGGCATCCGAAGTGGCTGTGTCGGGGCTGCCGGACATCACGCTCCTTCGAGAGTGGGTCGACGAGCGGCTGGACGCGCTGTACACCGAACCCGGACGTCGCCTCGGCGAGTCCCGCCGGCGGTTCGTCGACGACTTCTTCGCGCGCTTCGAGAACGAGATCGGCGTCGGCGGGACGCAGTAACTCGGTCAGTTGCCGTTGGCCCTCCGCACACGGTCCGCGACGCCGCGAGCCGCCGTCGCCTTCACCGAGGCGACGATTGAGCGGCCGGGCTCGAGCCCCAGCGCCTCGACGCTTCGCCGCGTGACGAGCGCGACGAGTTCCGTGTCGTCCGCATTCCCGCTCTTGTCACCGCCGTCGCCTCCGAGTTCGATCCCCACCCGCGCGACCGCATCGCCGGCCTCGAGCCACGAGACGGTCCCCGGAAACCGATTTCTGACGCTCGTCCCCTCTGCTCGGGGCACGTCGCTCGGTGCGTGCAGGCTGACGGCGTCGGATCGGATCGTCACGGACGCGCTCGCGGCGTCGGACGGCACGACCGCCAGCACGTCCCCGACACCGGTCGCGACGGTCGCGAGTTCGCCATCGCGGTCGACGACCGGGCCTGAAAGCACCGTCTCGTCGACGCGGGCGACGCCCTCGTAGGCCGCGACCAGCCGATCGAACCGCGCCAGCAGGTCTCTGGCCGTCCCCGTCAGGGAACTCCCGCCGCCGTTAGCCCCGCCGCGGGTCCGCTCGACCAGCGGGCCGATCGCCGCCTCGAGTTCGACCACCCGCTGTTGCAGCCGCGGATAGGAGCGCTCGAGGGCCTCGGCCGCGCCCGACAGCGAGCCGCGCTCGTCGATCGCGCGCAACATCGCGACGTCGCTGCGGTCGACTGCGACATCGTCGATCCGCAGATAGGGGTCGAACTCCTTTTCCATGGTCATCGGTGGCTCACGCGGTGGTCCCGACCGATCGCGATGGGACCGCTCGAGTCACCCTTCGCGGTCAGGCTGGAAGTTCGTTTTCATCGTACAATAGATCCCCACGGACGAAGCGAGCGGTCCGCTCGTCGCGCGGGTCGTCGAAGATCCGGTCCGGCGGGCCGACCTCGACGAGTTCCCCCTCGAGCAGGAAGGCGACGCGGTCCGAGATCCGCTCGGCCTGGTGCATGTCGTGGGTCGCGAGCAAGACGCCGCGGTCGCGCTCGCGGACCTGCTCGATCGCCCGCTCGAGGATGGCCGTATTCCGCGGATCGAGATCGGAGGTCGGCTCGTCGAGGACGAGCAACTCCGGTCGCGGCGCGAGCGCGCGGGCGAACGACACCCGCTGGGCCTCCCCGCCTGACAGCGACCCCGCATCGCGGTCCCACTCGTCCCGGAGCCCGACGAGTTCGAGCGCCTCGAGGGTGCGGTCGTCGACCGTCGGCGAGCCCCGAATCCAGCGAGTAACGACTCGCTGTGCGAAGTCCCGGAGCCGCTGGGACCACGGCCGGCGGACCCGGCCGCCGATATCCACGTTGCGCGCCACCGTCGTCTCGAACAGGCTCGCCCGCTGGAAGACCATGCCGATCCGCCGGCGGATCTCGAGTCGCTCGTCTCGAGAGCGAGCCCACGGGTCCGTCCCGTCACAGCGGACGACGCCGTCGGTCGGTCGCTCGAACAGGGCGGCCAGCCGCAACAGCGTGGTCTTGCCGGCCCCCGAGGGACCGATGATCGTCACGATCTCGCCGGACTCGACCTCGAGTGAAACGTCCGTTACGATTTCCGTGCCGTCGACGCCGTAGGCGACATCCTCGAGCGCGAGGTTCATGGTCGTCTCATCGGGATCGGACGCGAGGTTCTCGTGGGCGTCGTATCTCTCGTGCATCATCGACCTCCGAGTCGCAAGACGACTCCGTTGACGAGTAAGACGAGGACGAGCAACACCGCGCCGAGTACCAGCGCCGTTTCGAACTCGCCCTTCCGGACCTCGAACTGGATCGCGGTGGTCAGGGTTCGGGTCTTCGAGGTGCCGTCGGCGTAGGCGATGTTACCGCCCACGATGAGGACGGAGCCGACCTCGCTGATCGCTCGACCGAATCCGGCGAGAACGCCTGTGATGACGCCGTATCGGGCCTCTTTGAGCGTAATCAGGGCGACATCGGCTCGCGTGCCACCGACCCCGTAGGCGGCCCCCTGCACGGCGTCGTCGACGCTTTCGATCGCTGAGAGCGCGACGCCGGTGATCACGGGCGCGGCGAGGACGAGTTGGGAGATGATCATCGCCTCGGGCGTGTAGATGAGGTTCAGGGACCCCAGCGGCCCCTGATTCGAGAGGACGTACCAGACGAGGAGTCCGACGACGACGCTCGGAAACCCCATCCCGGTGTTGATGACGGCGGTGACGAACCGCTTCCCCCTGAAGTCCGAAAAGCCGACGGCGAAGGCGATCGGCAGGCTCAGGGCGGTACTCAGTAGGACCGCGATCAGACTGACCGTCAGCGAGATCCGGATGATGCTCCGGAGATACGTCGGATCGGAGAACGCTTCGAATGCCATTAGTGGTGTGGGGAGAGCCGACCGCGATCAGTCGTCCGAGGAGTCAGGTTGCCACCCTTCGGGGACGTACTGCTGGAAGTTCGGGTCCTCCGACAGCGCCTCGGGATAGAACAGTTGTTCGCCGTTCGCGGTGAACTCCTCGATGATCTGCTGGCCCTCGGGGCTCGTGAAAAACCCGATGTACGACATCGCGAGGTCGTAGTTGACGTTCGGATGA from Natrinema versiforme includes these protein-coding regions:
- the acs gene encoding acetate--CoA ligase, with product MVDRNGWDRDASAPIGPTHTPPESFVEQANVSDPGIHEAFETNWPECWNRAADLLSWDEAYDTVLEEADAPFYRWFADGRLNASYNCLDRHLESGRKNHAAIRWEGKQGERRTYTYRDLYVEVNEFAAALRDLGVEEDDVVTIYLPMIPELPIAMLACARIGAPHSVVFAGLSADALATRMDAADSEYLVTCDGYYRRGDAFNQKSKADNARIGLEQDVRTVVVDRLGDDLPHVLGDDEWDYHDLRDEFAGATVEPVSRDAEDMLFLMYTSGTTGEPKGVVHSTGGYLAHVAWTSHAVLDVKPEDTYWCAADIGWITGHSYIVYGPLALGTTTVMYEGTPDYPDRDRLWEIVDRNAVDVFYTAPTAIRAFMKWGSDYPDAHDLSSLRLLGTVGEPISPRPWNWYREHIGGGDCPVVDTWWQTETGAVTISTLPGLDEMKPGSAGPPLPGIDARIVDEAGDEVDPGETGYLTIARPWPGMARTLYDNDERFVTEYWRRFSDPDEDAWRYFSGDTARIDEDGYITVLGRVDDVINVSGHRLGTMEIESAIADVDGVAEAAVVGRSSPTGDTEVYAYVSTESGHDSDAAVRCAIRDNIESAIGPIARPEAVIFTPELPKTRSGKIMRRLLEDVANGEELGDTSALRNPEIVGEIQAEIGEEGDPDGSIR
- a CDS encoding universal stress protein, translating into MSLLVPFDGSELATHALERASTFGDLLDEEVVVLTVIPDDADYARERGWITQGEPFDAEAIAAGMQTRAADVAPEATVRVERVSSDEPTATSTTNVVREIRRVAGEIEASVVFIGSENAGSVIAPQSSVGSPVANDQRYDVYVVRRHDTDGTEEIVDIDSTTDEP
- a CDS encoding universal stress protein, which translates into the protein MYDSVLVATDGSEAAATAVDHAVALAQRFDAPLYGIAVVDERTDYDSGIVDPEEARRHLEERADDWLADLETTATEGDVAVETVVRSGVPHEEILEYAAEVDAGAVVLGSRGRSSFKGALLGSTVDRVVRTADRPVLVVG
- a CDS encoding HD domain-containing protein, which gives rise to MPQELAPLARALSMPYYDDALPAHDRFHATRVRDLSIRLANDCESAVERDVLAAAAWFHDIGRPLERTGEIDDHDAWGAAEAADRLEREGVAADRIDAVTHCIRAHSIRASSPEPETLEARLLFDADKLDAAGARGIVRLSCIVGERSGRRGEPYAVIDDASASEVAVSGLPDITLLREWVDERLDALYTEPGRRLGESRRRFVDDFFARFENEIGVGGTQ
- a CDS encoding TOBE domain-containing protein, with amino-acid sequence MEKEFDPYLRIDDVAVDRSDVAMLRAIDERGSLSGAAEALERSYPRLQQRVVELEAAIGPLVERTRGGANGGGSSLTGTARDLLARFDRLVAAYEGVARVDETVLSGPVVDRDGELATVATGVGDVLAVVPSDAASASVTIRSDAVSLHAPSDVPRAEGTSVRNRFPGTVSWLEAGDAVARVGIELGGDGGDKSGNADDTELVALVTRRSVEALGLEPGRSIVASVKATAARGVADRVRRANGN
- a CDS encoding amino acid ABC transporter ATP-binding protein, with amino-acid sequence MNLALEDVAYGVDGTEIVTDVSLEVESGEIVTIIGPSGAGKTTLLRLAALFERPTDGVVRCDGTDPWARSRDERLEIRRRIGMVFQRASLFETTVARNVDIGGRVRRPWSQRLRDFAQRVVTRWIRGSPTVDDRTLEALELVGLRDEWDRDAGSLSGGEAQRVSFARALAPRPELLVLDEPTSDLDPRNTAILERAIEQVRERDRGVLLATHDMHQAERISDRVAFLLEGELVEVGPPDRIFDDPRDERTARFVRGDLLYDENELPA
- a CDS encoding ABC transporter permease, with the translated sequence MAFEAFSDPTYLRSIIRISLTVSLIAVLLSTALSLPIAFAVGFSDFRGKRFVTAVINTGMGFPSVVVGLLVWYVLSNQGPLGSLNLIYTPEAMIISQLVLAAPVITGVALSAIESVDDAVQGAAYGVGGTRADVALITLKEARYGVITGVLAGFGRAISEVGSVLIVGGNIAYADGTSKTRTLTTAIQFEVRKGEFETALVLGAVLLVLVLLVNGVVLRLGGR